In Nitrospirota bacterium, the DNA window TGACTGCTGGAAAGAAGGCGAGGAGCCTGTCACATGGGACATGATAGTAGATATAATGACAAAGAACTCGGAGAATGTAAAAAGACTTCTTATAAATACCATTCCAAAGATTAAATACATAGAATGCCAATGTAGAGCCGTATAAAGGAGGAAATATGCCGATAAAATCCAGAATAAGAACTATACCCGATTACCCTAAGAAAGGCATTATGTTCAGGGACATAACCACACTCATCAAAGACCCTGTTGGCTTCAGGCTTGTGGTAGACAACCTTACACAGAGGTATATCAAAGGAGATATAAAGTTCGATATAATCGTTGGCATAGAATCGAGAGGCTTCATAATAGGCGGTGCCCTTGCCTATGCATTGGGCAAGGGGTTTGTGCCAATAAGGAAGCGGGGTAAACTGCCTGCTGAAAAGGTGTCTCAGGAGTATTCTTTAGAATACGGCACAGACAGTATCGAGATGCATACAGATGCAATAGGAAAAGGCACAAAGGTTCTCCTCGTAGATGACCTTCTTGCAACAGGGGGCACTGCATTGGCATCTGCCGCACTCATAGAGAAGTTGGGTGGCAAGGTGGCTGAGATGTGTTTTGTTGTGAACCTGCCTGATGTGGGAGGCATTAAAAAGCTTGTCTCAAAAGGATATAAGGTCTTTACGCTGACTGAGTTTCAGGGAGATTAACAGGATTATCCTTTGAGTTTACAACTGCTAATAGTTTATAATTAATAGTCTTATGCTGAAACTAAAATATATCTTTATATATGTCCTTACGGCTGTTCTTATTGCCTCGTGTGCAGAGTTTCCAAGAGAAAGCCCGCCTGAGCTATACTGGCCTTTTCCTCCAGAGAAGCCCCGTGTCAAGTTCCTCGAACTCATTATTGGAAGCATAGATGTAGTTGGCGTAAGGGGGAAGTTTCATCGACTCCTTTTTGGAGAGGAAACAGAAGTTACATTCAGAAAACCAGCATATATTGCAGTCAAAGACAATGTCCTTTATATCACAGATGTTGGTGTTATCCATGTCTATGACTTTAACAAAAGAAAGTTCAAGATTTTGGGCAGAGGTCTCCTTGGCAATGCAACCGGCATTGCAGTTTCCCCTGATGGCAGGGTATTTGTAAGCGATTCGGCGAGAAAGCAGGTATTTGTTTTCAACCCCGAAGACAACACTGCGACGATATGGACAGACACGGATGTCTTTGAAACACCTGCCGGGCTTGAGATAGACGAGGTAAACGAAAGGTTATTAGTGGTTGATTCCAAGAAACACAATGTAACTGTCTGGAGCCTGAATGGCGATTTTTTGTTTTCTATTGGAGGAAGGGGTAGAGATTTCGGAGAATTCAATTTCCCATACGATGTGGCAGTTGACAAAGAGGGCAAGATATATGTAATAGATACCGGCAATTTCAGGGTCCAGATATTCGACAAAGACGGTAAGTTCCTCAGCGCATTTGGAGGTGTTGGCTCGAACATCGGCAGTTTCGCAAGGCCAAAAGGTATAGCTTTAGACTCGGCAGGGCATATATATATCGTTGACTCCGCATTCGGGAATTTTCAGATATTCGGGCCTGACGGGAGTGTTTATCTCGTTGTTGGCTCAAATGGCAATGAGCCAGGAAAGTTTACTCTGCCAATGGGCATATTCATAGATAAAGACGACAAGATATATGTCGTTGACCAGATAAACAGAAGGATTCAGGTATTCCAGTATATCAAATACGAAAACGGGTAGTCTCATAGGTTAAAACACAAAAGCCTTTTCCATCCCCTTAAATTGAAGTATAATCTTTTTATGTACAAGAGGATTCTCACTGCAGTCAACGAGCACCTGAACTCAGAGGTTACTGCAAGATATGCAATGAGTCTTGCAAGGGTTGGAGGGGCTAAGCTCTATATTTGTTTTATTGCAGAAAAAGGACAGCCGACTTCGGTTATAGAGCGGGCAGAGGAGGCAGTGAAAAGGATATTCATCTCAGCAGAAAAGGCAGGCATCTCCTCTGAGGCAATAACAGAGACAGGCGAGCCTGTAAGAAGAATCTCGGAGCTTGTCAGACAGGAAGGCATAGACATTGTTTTTGCATCGACCCGAAGGGCAGATATCCAGAGAAGGTTTTTTGTCGAGACAATCGCAAAAAGGCTGTCCCTCAACCTTCCATGCTCTACTGCTATTGTCAGGGTCGTTCATATAGGAAGGCTCCATCCAAAGGAAATCCTTCTGCCTCTTAAAGCAAGGATTGACCACATAGAGGAGAGGGCATACTTTGCTGCAAAGATAGCCCAGGCATTTGACTCGAAGGTTTTCATCTTCCATTCGCCAAAACCAATATCGAGGTTTTTCCATGGCGAAATCCACCTAAGCCCACTTGAATGGGAAGAGAAACTGTCTGTAGATATGGCACACTTCATGGAGCACCTGAGCAGATACAAGGTCATACATGAAAAGAAATTCACCCCCGGCAGGGCAGGCAGGGCAATTGCAATAGAAGCCGCATCCCGAAGGCATGACCTCATAATAATGGGCGAAAGCCAAAGAAGCCTCCTTAGCAGTATACTCAAAGGCAACCCTGTCGAAGATATGCTGAGGGACACGCCCTCAGACCTCATAATATTCAATGCCCGCATGAAGACATCTCATGAAAATACATAATCTCCAAACACAGGATGTCCTTCATAGTCTCGTTACATCGGAGTTCGGACTTAAGGAAGAGGAGGCACAAAGAAGGCTCTCTGAGTTTGGACCAAATGAGATAAGGGAGG includes these proteins:
- a CDS encoding adenine phosphoribosyltransferase, with amino-acid sequence MPIKSRIRTIPDYPKKGIMFRDITTLIKDPVGFRLVVDNLTQRYIKGDIKFDIIVGIESRGFIIGGALAYALGKGFVPIRKRGKLPAEKVSQEYSLEYGTDSIEMHTDAIGKGTKVLLVDDLLATGGTALASAALIEKLGGKVAEMCFVVNLPDVGGIKKLVSKGYKVFTLTEFQGD
- a CDS encoding 6-bladed beta-propeller: MLKLKYIFIYVLTAVLIASCAEFPRESPPELYWPFPPEKPRVKFLELIIGSIDVVGVRGKFHRLLFGEETEVTFRKPAYIAVKDNVLYITDVGVIHVYDFNKRKFKILGRGLLGNATGIAVSPDGRVFVSDSARKQVFVFNPEDNTATIWTDTDVFETPAGLEIDEVNERLLVVDSKKHNVTVWSLNGDFLFSIGGRGRDFGEFNFPYDVAVDKEGKIYVIDTGNFRVQIFDKDGKFLSAFGGVGSNIGSFARPKGIALDSAGHIYIVDSAFGNFQIFGPDGSVYLVVGSNGNEPGKFTLPMGIFIDKDDKIYVVDQINRRIQVFQYIKYENG
- a CDS encoding universal stress protein, which codes for MYKRILTAVNEHLNSEVTARYAMSLARVGGAKLYICFIAEKGQPTSVIERAEEAVKRIFISAEKAGISSEAITETGEPVRRISELVRQEGIDIVFASTRRADIQRRFFVETIAKRLSLNLPCSTAIVRVVHIGRLHPKEILLPLKARIDHIEERAYFAAKIAQAFDSKVFIFHSPKPISRFFHGEIHLSPLEWEEKLSVDMAHFMEHLSRYKVIHEKKFTPGRAGRAIAIEAASRRHDLIIMGESQRSLLSSILKGNPVEDMLRDTPSDLIIFNARMKTSHENT